The following coding sequences are from one Cyanobium sp. AMD-g window:
- a CDS encoding type II toxin-antitoxin system HicB family antitoxin, with protein sequence MRTFSAVIERCADTGLLVGYVPGFPGAHTQGETLDELQANLQEVIAMLLEDGEPTLESDFVGLQQIVVPA encoded by the coding sequence GTGCGCACGTTCTCCGCCGTCATCGAGCGCTGCGCGGACACCGGCCTGCTTGTGGGCTATGTCCCGGGCTTCCCCGGCGCCCACACCCAGGGGGAGACCCTCGATGAGCTGCAGGCCAACCTCCAGGAGGTGATCGCCATGCTCCTGGAGGACGGCGAGCCGACCCTGGAAAGCGACTTCGTGGGCCTGCAGCAGATCGTGGTGCCGGCATGA
- a CDS encoding BrnT family toxin codes for MIRFDPLKRLRTPEQRGLDFLDAERVFAGPTLEFEDRRRDYGEVRTVCVGLLEGRMVVIIYSQRSFSRQVISMRKANAREQLRFRHHFS; via the coding sequence GTGATCCGCTTTGATCCCCTCAAGCGGCTGCGGACTCCGGAGCAGCGAGGCCTGGATTTTCTCGATGCTGAACGCGTCTTTGCCGGGCCGACGCTGGAGTTTGAAGACCGCCGGCGCGACTATGGTGAGGTTCGGACTGTCTGCGTGGGTCTGCTGGAGGGTCGCATGGTCGTGATCATCTACTCCCAGCGTTCCTTTTCCCGTCAGGTCATTTCGATGCGTAAGGCCAATGCAAGAGAGCAACTACGTTTTCGCCACCACTTCTCCTGA
- a CDS encoding HNH endonuclease, with protein sequence MGQGDRRGFSSTSATPCFTPTGFPHAPAPEHNVARRILASAWWAGFTFNGISALGDGHDSLIGGDALSDGERDALLELCRQRLDAFREHQRALEVAPIIPKTQGGSDAISNLQALCFRCNAGKRDGCLPTQEGAPTSPACRPATATAKRAVCSARWRAADGCCWRTRGTAW encoded by the coding sequence GTGGGCCAAGGTGATCGCCGGGGCTTCTCCTCCACCAGTGCCACCCCCTGTTTCACCCCGACAGGATTCCCCCATGCCCCCGCCCCCGAGCACAACGTGGCCCGCCGGATCCTGGCAAGCGCATGGTGGGCCGGGTTCACCTTCAACGGCATCAGCGCCTTGGGCGATGGCCACGACAGCCTGATCGGCGGCGACGCGTTGAGCGATGGCGAGCGCGACGCGCTGCTGGAGCTCTGCCGCCAGCGCCTCGATGCCTTTCGCGAGCACCAGCGGGCCCTGGAGGTGGCACCCATTATCCCCAAAACCCAGGGCGGCTCCGACGCCATCAGCAACCTGCAGGCGCTCTGCTTCCGCTGCAACGCCGGCAAGCGCGACGGCTGTTTGCCTACGCAAGAGGGCGCACCGACTTCCCCGGCGTGCAGGCCAGCTACGGCCACCGCGAAGCGGGCTGTGTGTTCTGCGCGCTGGAGGGCAGCGGACGGGTGCTGCTGGAGAACGAGGGGCACAGCCTGGTGA
- a CDS encoding DUF5615 family PIN-like protein, whose product MRILLDAQLPRSLVRPLEQCGCDVLHTLDLPDGNRSADSMMSSIADSDGRVVFSKDADFVRSHLLRGTPARLLLVATGNIGNQELTALLLRVLPELNRLFETHVLIELSRRALVVRH is encoded by the coding sequence ATGAGGATCCTGCTGGATGCCCAGCTGCCTCGATCTCTCGTTCGGCCGCTGGAGCAATGTGGTTGCGACGTCCTGCACACCCTTGATCTGCCTGATGGAAATCGCAGCGCCGACAGCATGATGTCCTCCATTGCCGACAGCGATGGGAGAGTTGTCTTTAGCAAGGATGCGGATTTCGTCCGTAGTCATCTCTTGCGCGGCACTCCCGCCAGGCTCCTGCTTGTGGCCACGGGCAACATTGGGAACCAGGAACTCACCGCCCTGCTGCTTCGTGTTCTGCCGGAGCTGAACCGGCTGTTTGAAACCCATGTCCTCATCGAGCTGAGTCGGAGGGCATTGGTTGTGAGGCATTGA
- a CDS encoding DUF433 domain-containing protein: MTDQLGRITLNPEICHGKPTIRGLRYPVEMVLELLSAGMSAADILADYPDLEAEDITAVLEYATRLSRIQRVDLLSA, from the coding sequence ATGACAGACCAGCTTGGGCGCATCACCCTCAACCCTGAGATCTGCCATGGAAAGCCAACCATCCGCGGCTTGCGTTATCCCGTGGAGATGGTGCTCGAACTGTTGTCAGCTGGGATGAGTGCGGCTGACATTCTTGCCGATTATCCAGATCTCGAGGCTGAAGACATCACGGCAGTGCTTGAGTACGCAACCCGGCTTTCCCGAATTCAGCGGGTTGACCTCCTCTCTGCATGA
- a CDS encoding DUF6883 domain-containing protein, whose amino-acid sequence MLPHADHAIVDEAKICDYLLSDTHPVGRFKARAFRSLGYTVESWTRLRDDLLHHGQTGTVQRIEMSAYGMKVVISATLKGCNGASRPFRAVWLIPDHSRQPRLVTAFPE is encoded by the coding sequence ATGCTCCCCCATGCAGACCACGCGATCGTTGACGAAGCCAAGATCTGCGACTACTTGCTCTCAGACACGCATCCAGTTGGTCGCTTCAAGGCCAGGGCGTTTCGTTCACTCGGCTACACCGTTGAATCCTGGACACGACTTCGTGATGATCTGCTCCACCATGGCCAGACTGGGACGGTTCAGCGGATCGAAATGAGCGCCTATGGGATGAAAGTAGTCATCAGTGCTACTTTGAAAGGCTGCAACGGCGCATCCAGACCATTCAGAGCAGTCTGGCTGATCCCTGATCATTCCAGGCAGCCAAGGCTCGTCACCGCATTTCCGGAGTAA
- a CDS encoding DUF4926 domain-containing protein — translation MFVLHQTVALTHDIPDAGLQLGDLGAVVAIHDPENFEVEFVTASGRTQSLLMLSSSSLRAIGDQDLIAVRSLATAKH, via the coding sequence ATGTTCGTCTTGCACCAGACAGTTGCTCTCACCCACGACATACCTGATGCTGGACTGCAGTTGGGGGATCTCGGTGCTGTCGTCGCTATTCACGATCCTGAAAATTTCGAAGTTGAGTTTGTCACCGCATCGGGACGCACCCAATCGCTGTTGATGCTTTCAAGCAGCAGCCTCCGAGCGATTGGTGATCAGGATCTGATCGCCGTCCGTTCGCTCGCCACTGCCAAGCATTGA
- a CDS encoding HigA family addiction module antitoxin → MLVPPGEVLLEEFLRPMGISQYRLALAIAVPESRINAIVKGKRAITADTDLRLCRFFGLSEGFWLRMQGSHDLKQAKQALASVLPTIEPIQSMA, encoded by the coding sequence ATGCTCGTGCCACCTGGCGAGGTGCTGCTGGAGGAGTTCCTTCGGCCCATGGGAATCAGCCAGTACCGGTTGGCGCTGGCGATCGCTGTGCCGGAGAGCCGCATCAACGCGATCGTGAAGGGCAAACGGGCCATCACTGCCGACACCGATCTGCGCCTGTGCCGTTTCTTCGGCCTGAGCGAGGGCTTCTGGCTGCGGATGCAAGGGAGCCACGATCTGAAGCAGGCCAAGCAGGCCTTGGCAAGCGTGCTGCCGACGATCGAGCCAATTCAGTCAATGGCGTGA
- a CDS encoding BrxA family protein yields MAITQFSPLAEGKTKDSSRPTIETGANVVDSEIPAFTQGPFLSRLSACSALYGDFYSLLNAGASAKSSSDYRALILQDNCLAKRTSSSRKKAWKELKARYLLDPNNVLFRDFLEEWRRCTSDQERALTAYCLLALNDCLVADLGSNYLFPRIRKAPAEVRQDDILAYLHASEAKHPELKEWTRNTTIAVVQKYAASIRDFGLAKGVYKKQTVRPALYASPVRLIIRALRVSKNGDLKIISSPWFRLVGLDTQEVVDALSELSRQGKLGFRMQADIVELDLEGRQR; encoded by the coding sequence ATGGCCATCACACAGTTCAGCCCTTTGGCGGAAGGCAAAACCAAAGATTCAAGCAGACCAACAATTGAAACGGGCGCCAACGTTGTCGATTCAGAAATCCCAGCGTTTACCCAAGGCCCTTTTTTGTCAAGGCTTTCGGCTTGCTCGGCCTTGTATGGTGACTTTTATTCCCTGCTAAACGCTGGAGCATCAGCAAAATCATCTAGTGATTACAGGGCGCTTATCCTTCAGGACAACTGCTTGGCAAAGCGAACATCAAGCTCAAGGAAGAAAGCCTGGAAAGAGCTCAAGGCTCGATATCTGCTGGATCCAAACAATGTGCTTTTCCGTGATTTCCTGGAGGAATGGCGCCGCTGCACCTCCGATCAAGAGAGGGCTCTGACCGCCTATTGCCTGCTGGCCCTGAATGACTGCCTAGTAGCCGACCTAGGCAGTAACTATCTATTTCCTCGCATCCGCAAAGCCCCCGCGGAAGTTCGGCAGGACGATATACTTGCCTACCTACATGCCAGTGAGGCAAAGCATCCAGAACTCAAGGAATGGACAAGAAACACAACTATTGCAGTTGTTCAGAAATACGCTGCAAGCATCCGAGACTTCGGCCTGGCAAAGGGTGTTTACAAGAAACAGACAGTCCGACCCGCTCTCTATGCTAGCCCTGTACGTTTAATCATTCGTGCGCTCAGGGTATCCAAGAACGGCGATCTCAAAATCATCAGCTCACCCTGGTTCAGGCTGGTCGGCTTGGACACTCAGGAAGTGGTCGATGCCTTGAGCGAGCTCAGCAGACAGGGTAAACTGGGCTTCCGCATGCAAGCCGACATCGTCGAGCTTGACCTGGAAGGTCGTCAGCGATGA
- a CDS encoding type II toxin-antitoxin system RelE/ParE family toxin: protein MAFRKLAILDAAGCLNDLQIPPGNRLESLRGNRHGQHSIRINVQFRLCFVWTDAGPEEVEIVDYH, encoded by the coding sequence GTGGCGTTCCGCAAGCTCGCCATCCTCGACGCCGCCGGATGCCTCAACGATCTGCAGATCCCACCGGGCAATCGCCTGGAGTCGCTCAGGGGGAACCGCCATGGCCAGCACAGCATCCGCATCAACGTCCAGTTCCGGCTCTGCTTTGTCTGGACGGACGCCGGGCCAGAGGAGGTCGAGATCGTTGACTACCACTGA